A stretch of the Vigna radiata var. radiata cultivar VC1973A chromosome 7, Vradiata_ver6, whole genome shotgun sequence genome encodes the following:
- the LOC106767925 gene encoding 1-aminocyclopropane-1-carboxylate synthase 3 (The RefSeq protein has 1 substitution compared to this genomic sequence) has translation MRLLSTIATCNSHGQDSSYFLGWQEYEKNPYDELHNPKGIIQMGLAENQLSFDLLESWLAKNPDVAGFKRDGKSIFRELALFQDYHGLPSFKKALVDFMSEIRGNKVTFDPNHIVLTAGSTSANETLMFCLAEQGDAFLLPTPYYPGFDRDLKWRTGAEIVPIQCTSSNNFQITEPALKQAYEEARKRNLRVKGLLVTNPSNPLGTTMSRSELNLLVDFIKEKKDTHLISDEIYSGTVFSSPGFVSVMEILKERNDTEEIWNRVHVVYSLSKDLGLPGFRVGAIYSENDTVVAAATKMSSFGLVSSQTQYLLSAMLGDKKFARNYIVENQKRLKRRQRMMVSGLQKAGISCLESNAGLFCWVDMRHLLHSNTFEAEMELWKKIVYQVGLNISPGSSCHCTEPGWFRVCFANMSEETLTLAMKRLKNFVVESTCTQRSALFNGTSKRKSLTKWVFRLSSRDHREQEER, from the exons ATGAGGCTCTTGTCCACAATAGCAACGTGCAATAGTCACGGCCAAGACTCTTCATACTTTTTAGGATGGCAGGAATACGAGAAAAACCCTTACGATGAACTCCATAACCCCAAAGGAATTATCCAGATGGGTTTAGCGGAGAATCAG CTCTCTTTCGACCTCCTAGAGTCATGGCTGGCTAAGAACCCTGACGTCGCCGGCTTCAAACGAGACGGCAAATCCATATTTAGAGAACTGGCTCTTTTCCAGGACTACCACGGCCTCCCTTCCTTCAAAAAGGCATTGGTAGATTTCATGTCTGAAATCAGAGGAAACAAAGTCACTTTCGACCCCAACCACATCGTTCTCACTGCCGGTTCCACTTCCGCAAACGAAACCTTAATGTTCTGTCTCGCCGAACAAGGAGACGCATTCCTCCTTCCGACTCCTTATTACCCAGG ATTTGACAGAGACCTCAAGTGGAGAACCGGTGCTGAGATTGTTCCAATACAATGCACAAGTTCTAACAACTTCCAAATTACGGAGCCAGCTCTGAAACAGGCTTACGAGGAGGCCCGCAAGCGCAACCTCAGAGTCAAAGGCGTTCTGGTGACAAACCCGTCAAACCCGCTAGGCACCACCATGTCTCGGAGTGAATTGAACCTTCTCGTCGACTTCATCAAAGAGAAAAAAGACACGCATTTGATAAGCGACGAGATATACTCCGGGACGGTTTTTAGCTCTCCAGGTTTCGTCAGTGTCATGGAAATCCTCAAGGAGCGAAACGATACTGAGGAAATCTGGAACAGAGTTCACGTTGTCTACAGTCTATCCAAAGACTTGGGTTTGCCGGGTTTCCGCGTCGGCGCTATCTACTCGGAAAACGACACCGTGGTTGCCGCCGCAACGAAGATGTCGAGCTTTGGGTTGGTCTCTTCGCAGACGCAGTACCTCCTCTCTGCCATGCTGGGCGACAAGAAGTTCGCCCGAAACTACATCGTTGAGAACCAGAAGAGGCTTAAGCGACGACAGAGAATGATGGTTTCGGGGTTACAAAAAGCTGGTATTTCTTGCCTGGAGAGCAATGCCGGGTTGTTTTGCTGGGTTGACATGAGACACCTTTTGCATTCGAACACGTTCGAAGCTGAGATGGAGCTGTGGAAGAAAATAGTGTACCAAGTTGGGTTAAACATTTCCCCTGGGTCGTCGTGCCATTGCACCGAGCCAGGGTGGTTCCGTGTGTGTTTCGCTAACATGTCCGAGGAGACTCTCACCTTGGCCATGAAACGCTTGAAGAACTTCGTCGTTGAGTCCACCTGCACTCAGAGAAGTGCTCTGTTCAACGGAACCTCCAAAAGAAAGTCTCTCACCAAGTGGGTTTTCCGGTTATCGTCTCGCGACCATCGTGAACAGGAAGAACGGTAG